A stretch of the Fusobacterium varium genome encodes the following:
- the ktrA gene encoding potassium transporter KtrA — protein sequence MKQYLVIGLGRFGTSVAQTLYESNEEVLALDIDEELVQEAINSNIVDNAVVMDATDVKSLKELGVSNYDIAFVCTGDIEPSIMITLNLKELGIEKIIAKAVSKSHGKVLAKIGATKVIYPEEYMGRRVAQLAMEPNMIEHLRFSSEFLLLEVKAPSVFWGKTMVELDIRKKYNVNVVGIKKEDQSFKPNLSADTLIEKGDVLLVITDNKTADYLENLK from the coding sequence ATGAAACAGTATTTAGTTATAGGACTTGGAAGATTTGGGACAAGTGTAGCACAAACTTTATATGAATCTAATGAAGAAGTTCTTGCTTTAGATATAGATGAGGAACTTGTACAGGAAGCTATAAACAGCAATATTGTAGATAATGCTGTTGTAATGGATGCAACTGATGTTAAAAGTTTAAAAGAATTAGGTGTAAGCAACTATGATATAGCTTTTGTATGTACTGGTGATATTGAGCCAAGTATAATGATAACTCTTAATTTAAAAGAACTTGGAATAGAAAAGATAATAGCTAAAGCTGTGAGTAAAAGTCATGGAAAAGTTTTGGCTAAAATAGGAGCAACAAAAGTTATTTATCCAGAAGAATATATGGGAAGAAGAGTAGCACAATTGGCTATGGAACCTAATATGATAGAACATTTAAGATTTTCTTCTGAATTTTTATTGTTGGAAGTAAAAGCTCCATCTGTTTTCTGGGGGAAAACTATGGTAGAATTAGATATCAGAAAAAAATATAATGTAAACGTAGTTGGAATAAAAAAAGAAGATCAATCATTTAAACCAAATCTTTCAGCAGATACTCTAATAGAAAAGGGAGATGTTTTATTAGTCATAACAGATAATAAAACTGCTGATTATTTAGAAAACTTAAAATAA
- the ktrB gene encoding potassium transporter KtrB: MDIDYFKKLSPSRKLILGFLFAILLGTFILMMPFSLREGEKLNFLSSLFTIVSAVCVTGLTVVDVSKVFSPAGDLVIIFFIQLGGLGVMTFSSILFLAMGKRMTFYERELLKEERNADSSGEISSFIKKLLLTVFVIESIGAIILTWEFAKEMPINKAVFYGIFHSISAFCNAGFALFSNNLEAYKANPIINLTIGYLITLGGIGFAVITSVIMVIRRGIDRFNLTSKVAIIISVILTFGGMILFFILEYSNPATLGDLNFIQKILASYFQSVTLRTAGFNTIPLGELRNSTIFMCCILMFIGASPGSTGGGIKTTTFGVILFYVIGIVKKKENVEIFNRRLDWEIMNRALAILVLALTYVSAVIMLMLIAESFSPEEIVFEVISAFGTVGLTLGITPDLTTFSKLLLIFTMFVGRLGPMTFALAIGETKKKALSKYPKENILVG; the protein is encoded by the coding sequence ATGGATATAGATTATTTTAAAAAATTGTCACCTTCAAGAAAACTGATATTAGGATTTTTATTTGCAATACTATTAGGAACATTTATTTTAATGATGCCTTTTTCACTTCGAGAGGGAGAAAAATTGAATTTTTTATCTTCTTTATTTACAATTGTATCAGCAGTATGTGTAACAGGATTAACAGTAGTAGATGTAAGTAAAGTATTCAGTCCAGCAGGGGATCTGGTAATAATATTTTTTATTCAGCTAGGTGGATTGGGAGTAATGACATTCTCATCAATTCTATTTCTGGCAATGGGAAAGAGAATGACATTTTATGAGAGAGAACTTTTAAAAGAAGAAAGAAATGCAGACAGTAGTGGAGAAATTTCAAGTTTTATAAAGAAACTTCTTCTTACAGTTTTTGTTATAGAAAGCATTGGGGCAATTATTCTTACATGGGAATTTGCTAAAGAAATGCCGATAAATAAAGCCGTATTTTATGGAATATTTCATTCAATTTCAGCATTTTGTAATGCTGGATTTGCTCTTTTTTCCAATAATTTGGAAGCATATAAAGCTAATCCGATTATAAATCTAACTATAGGGTATTTAATAACTCTTGGAGGAATAGGATTTGCTGTAATTACTTCTGTTATTATGGTCATAAGAAGAGGAATAGATAGATTTAATCTAACATCAAAAGTTGCTATTATAATATCTGTAATTTTGACTTTTGGAGGTATGATTTTATTCTTTATATTAGAATATTCAAATCCAGCAACTTTAGGGGATTTAAATTTTATTCAGAAAATACTGGCTTCATATTTTCAGAGTGTTACATTAAGAACAGCAGGTTTTAATACAATTCCATTAGGAGAACTTAGAAATTCAACTATTTTTATGTGTTGTATTTTAATGTTTATAGGAGCTTCACCGGGATCAACAGGAGGAGGAATAAAAACAACAACTTTTGGAGTGATATTATTTTATGTTATAGGAATAGTAAAAAAGAAAGAAAATGTGGAAATATTTAATAGAAGACTTGATTGGGAAATAATGAATAGAGCGCTGGCAATATTGGTTCTTGCACTAACATATGTAAGTGCTGTGATAATGCTTATGCTTATAGCAGAAAGCTTTAGTCCTGAAGAGATAGTATTTGAAGTTATATCAGCTTTTGGAACGGTAGGATTGACTCTGGGAATAACTCCAGATCTTACAACATTTTCTAAACTTCTTTTAATATTTACCATGTTTGTAGGAAGATTAGGTCCAATGACATTTGCTTTAGCTATTGGAGAAACAAAGAAAAAAGCTTTATCTAAATATCCAAAAGAAAATATTTTAGTTGGATAA
- the pepT gene encoding peptidase T yields MNNLVERFLKYVKIDTDSDPSNKACPSSDIQWNLAKVIIEDLKELGLEEISLDENGYIMAALPANCDLDIPTIGFIAHMDTAPTYNGRGVNPRIIENYNGEDIILNKELEIILSPKDFEHLKNYIGQDLIVTDGKTLLGADDKAGIVEIIEAVKYLKDHPEIKHGKIKIGFTPDEEIGRGANLFDVKKFDCKFAYTVDGGEIGELEYENFNAASAVIKIKGRDIHPGTAKNSMINSILIGMELNSMLPVEQRPEYTENYEGFFLLNDMKGTVEDTSMNYIIRDHSMKKFNEKKILIKDAVQYLAKKYKDAEIEIEVKDSYYNMKEKIEPVMYVIDLAHKSMEELNIKPCIKPIRGGTDGARLSYKGLPCPNLFTGGHNFHGKYEYVCIQSMEKARDLIVKIAENLVKINFEEK; encoded by the coding sequence ATGAATAATTTAGTTGAAAGATTTCTAAAGTATGTAAAAATTGATACAGATTCAGATCCTTCAAACAAAGCATGTCCAAGTAGTGATATACAATGGAATTTAGCAAAAGTAATAATTGAAGATTTGAAAGAATTGGGGCTTGAAGAAATATCATTAGATGAAAATGGATATATAATGGCTGCACTTCCAGCAAATTGTGACTTAGATATTCCAACTATTGGATTTATAGCGCATATGGATACAGCACCTACTTACAATGGAAGAGGAGTTAATCCAAGAATTATAGAAAATTATAATGGGGAAGATATTATTTTAAATAAAGAATTAGAAATAATTCTTTCTCCAAAAGATTTTGAACATTTAAAAAATTATATAGGACAGGATCTTATAGTTACAGATGGAAAAACTCTGTTAGGAGCAGATGATAAAGCTGGAATAGTTGAAATAATTGAAGCTGTAAAATATTTGAAAGACCATCCTGAAATTAAGCATGGAAAGATAAAAATAGGATTTACACCAGATGAGGAAATTGGAAGAGGTGCTAATCTTTTTGATGTAAAGAAATTTGATTGTAAATTTGCTTATACAGTAGATGGCGGAGAGATAGGAGAATTAGAATATGAAAATTTTAATGCAGCTTCAGCTGTAATTAAAATAAAAGGAAGAGATATTCATCCAGGAACAGCAAAAAATAGTATGATAAATTCAATTCTTATAGGAATGGAACTAAATTCTATGCTTCCAGTAGAGCAAAGACCAGAGTATACTGAGAACTATGAAGGATTCTTTCTGTTAAATGATATGAAAGGTACTGTGGAAGACACTTCAATGAATTATATAATTAGAGATCATTCAATGAAAAAATTCAATGAGAAAAAAATTCTTATAAAAGATGCTGTACAATATTTAGCTAAAAAGTATAAAGATGCAGAAATAGAAATAGAGGTAAAAGACAGTTATTATAATATGAAAGAAAAAATAGAGCCTGTAATGTATGTAATAGATCTTGCTCATAAATCTATGGAAGAACTTAATATTAAACCTTGCATTAAACCAATAAGAGGTGGAACAGATGGAGCAAGACTTTCTTATAAAGGACTTCCATGTCCAAATCTTTTTACAGGTGGACACAATTTTCATGGAAAATATGAGTATGTATGTATTCAATCAATGGAAAAAGCAAGAGATCTTATTGTAAAAATAGCTGAAAATTTAGTAAAAATAAATTTTGAAGAAAAATAA
- a CDS encoding putative efflux transporter: MKNKHQFMGTEKITKLLVQFSLPAIIGMLVNALYSIVDRIYIGNIKDVGHFAIAGVGLTFPVTIFVFAFAVLIGLGGATNISLSLGRKQKDEAEKYLGNGIGYGIIISLIIAVFVLLYMDKLVAVLGGSENTSRYAREYLWIVAYGFPATIVGYVANAAIRSDGNPKMSMVTLLIGAIINIVLDPIFIFGMDMGVSGAAWATIISQYISAAWTIFYFKSSFSGLKLYLKNMKLQWEKIKNIMALGSSPFALQMGSSLVNYTFNSTLKVYGGDNSIGAMAIIQAITIFLAMPIFGINQGVQPILGYNYGAKLYSRVREALRKAILGASIICIVDFLTIQFLSKYFIFIFTREKALLDIASHGLRINTMMFPIIGFQIISSVYFQAVGKPKLSLFISLSRQIIVLIPCIIIMSRMFGLAGIWFAAPTADFIATVLTFILIKREMKQLKQLQIAREEELILAGEK; the protein is encoded by the coding sequence ATGAAAAATAAACATCAATTTATGGGAACGGAAAAAATAACAAAGCTTTTAGTACAATTTTCACTTCCAGCTATAATTGGAATGCTTGTAAATGCTTTGTACAGTATAGTTGACAGAATATATATTGGAAATATAAAAGATGTAGGACACTTTGCAATAGCTGGAGTAGGACTTACTTTTCCAGTTACAATCTTTGTGTTTGCTTTTGCTGTATTAATAGGACTTGGAGGAGCAACAAATATATCTTTAAGCCTTGGAAGAAAACAAAAAGATGAAGCTGAAAAATATTTGGGAAATGGAATAGGATATGGAATAATTATTTCACTAATAATAGCAGTATTTGTATTGTTGTATATGGATAAATTAGTTGCAGTATTAGGAGGAAGTGAAAATACAAGCAGATATGCAAGAGAATACTTGTGGATAGTAGCATATGGATTTCCAGCAACAATAGTTGGATATGTAGCAAATGCAGCTATCAGATCAGATGGAAACCCTAAAATGTCAATGGTTACTTTGCTGATAGGAGCCATAATAAACATAGTACTTGACCCTATTTTTATATTTGGAATGGATATGGGAGTGTCAGGTGCAGCTTGGGCTACAATTATTTCACAATATATTTCAGCAGCATGGACTATATTTTATTTTAAATCAAGTTTTAGTGGACTTAAATTATATTTAAAGAATATGAAACTACAATGGGAAAAAATTAAGAATATAATGGCTTTAGGATCATCACCATTTGCATTGCAAATGGGGTCAAGTTTGGTAAATTATACTTTCAACAGTACATTAAAAGTATATGGAGGAGATAATTCAATTGGTGCAATGGCAATTATTCAGGCAATAACAATATTTCTTGCTATGCCTATATTTGGAATCAATCAAGGAGTTCAGCCAATATTGGGGTATAATTATGGAGCGAAACTTTATTCGAGAGTAAGAGAAGCACTTCGTAAAGCTATACTTGGAGCTTCTATAATATGTATAGTAGATTTCTTGACTATTCAGTTTTTATCAAAATATTTTATATTCATATTTACAAGAGAAAAAGCTTTATTGGATATAGCCTCTCATGGACTAAGAATAAATACAATGATGTTTCCTATAATAGGATTTCAAATAATATCCTCTGTGTATTTCCAGGCAGTAGGAAAACCTAAATTGAGTCTTTTTATAAGCCTTTCAAGACAGATAATAGTTTTAATTCCTTGTATAATAATAATGTCTAGAATGTTTGGATTAGCTGGAATATGGTTTGCTGCTCCAACAGCGGACTTTATTGCAACTGTATTAACATTTATTCTGATAAAAAGGGAAATGAAACAATTAAAACAACTGCAAATAGCCAGAGAGGAAGAATTAATACTGGCTGGTGAAAAATAA
- a CDS encoding putative transcriptional regulator — MKNEAFGNSLYSYLSRAHHRSRIFMDEELRKKGITDLGYSHIRIIIVLYVFKILSMKEITEKISKDKSTVTILVNKLEKKGYVRKSVCSEDRRIMYLELGEKAEEVIGVIFDVSQIFHKKVEQILEKDEIDTLKRIMSKLLEKW; from the coding sequence ATGAAAAATGAAGCTTTTGGAAATTCATTGTATAGCTATCTGTCTAGAGCCCATCATAGAAGCAGAATTTTTATGGATGAAGAACTAAGAAAAAAGGGAATAACAGATTTGGGATATTCTCATATAAGGATAATTATAGTATTATATGTTTTTAAAATTCTTTCTATGAAAGAAATAACAGAGAAAATATCAAAAGATAAATCAACGGTAACTATCCTTGTAAATAAATTAGAAAAAAAGGGATATGTAAGAAAAAGCGTTTGTTCTGAAGACAGAAGAATAATGTATTTAGAATTAGGAGAAAAAGCAGAAGAAGTAATAGGAGTTATTTTTGATGTGTCACAAATCTTTCATAAAAAAGTAGAGCAAATACTTGAAAAAGATGAAATAGATACTTTAAAGAGAATAATGTCAAAGCTTTTAGAAAAATGGTAG